Proteins from a single region of Stappia sp. ES.058:
- a CDS encoding GNAT family N-acetyltransferase, with amino-acid sequence MDDGKPERAGEVVALFRTTFAASEGEDEGRAIADLARSVLDAAEADGLRVFTRIREGCVIAAVFFSPLVYPHDARRTVLLSPMAVHPQHQRKGAGQSLIAEALARLRTDGIDVVVTYGDPAFYGKVGFQPVSEAVVPPPMPLSHPDGWLALALDGGAVPCLQGSSQCIPALRKPEYW; translated from the coding sequence ATGGATGATGGGAAACCGGAACGCGCCGGGGAGGTCGTCGCGCTTTTCCGCACGACCTTCGCGGCATCGGAAGGGGAGGACGAAGGTCGGGCGATCGCGGATCTTGCCAGATCGGTGCTGGACGCCGCCGAGGCCGACGGCCTGCGGGTGTTCACGCGGATCCGGGAGGGCTGCGTGATTGCGGCCGTGTTCTTTTCGCCGCTGGTCTATCCGCATGACGCCCGCCGCACCGTTCTCCTGTCCCCGATGGCGGTTCACCCGCAACATCAGCGCAAGGGCGCCGGTCAATCCCTGATCGCGGAGGCGCTGGCGCGTTTGCGGACCGATGGCATCGATGTCGTGGTCACCTATGGCGATCCAGCCTTCTACGGAAAGGTCGGGTTCCAGCCCGTTTCCGAGGCGGTCGTGCCTCCGCCAATGCCGTTGAGCCATCCGGATGGCTGGCTCGCTCTGGCGCTGGACGGCGGCGCGGTGCCATGTCTCCAGGGCTCGTCGCAATGCATACCGGCGTTGCGCAAGCCCGAGTACTGGTAG
- a CDS encoding cupin domain-containing protein: protein MKESIANMVQVCTDPGITPAGTGIDQVEWSILGHTYWMKSEGESCFCFETLDPPGTFVPPHIHPTQDEFIYVLEGRFDLYLDGQHHQANTGDLVRMPMGIPHGYYNLTDQAARALFWVSPARRLRELFDNLHNLGDPEEVVRQSAMREVQFLSPDEMAFDPLSLKV from the coding sequence ATGAAGGAATCCATCGCCAACATGGTGCAGGTGTGCACCGACCCCGGCATCACGCCGGCCGGCACCGGCATCGACCAGGTCGAGTGGAGCATCCTCGGCCACACCTACTGGATGAAGTCGGAGGGCGAGAGCTGCTTCTGCTTCGAGACGCTCGACCCGCCGGGCACCTTCGTGCCGCCGCACATCCATCCCACCCAGGACGAGTTCATCTATGTTCTGGAAGGCCGCTTCGACCTTTATCTCGACGGTCAGCACCATCAGGCCAATACCGGCGATCTTGTACGCATGCCGATGGGCATCCCGCACGGTTACTACAATCTGACGGACCAGGCCGCGCGCGCCCTCTTCTGGGTCAGCCCGGCGCGCCGCCTGCGCGAGCTTTTCGACAACCTGCACAATCTGGGCGACCCGGAAGAGGTCGTGCGTCAATCCGCCATGCGCGAGGTGCAGTTCCTGTCTCCCGACGAAATGGCCTTCGACCCGCTCTCCCTGAAGGTCTGA
- a CDS encoding MBL fold metallo-hydrolase: MSHFSLSRRAVLAGAATTLAAPAILSQAVSVRAEAPLTGASSGSFNRIKLGDFEVTTLLDGHRASDGPHPIFGQNQEADAVAALMEENFLPPNRTEFVFTPVVVNTGSELVLFDTGLGGDAGSLTQQLAAAGYSPEQIDIVVITHMHPDHIGGLMTGGNPTFPNARYVTGQSEYDFWSGEDKLTGPTERVAKLVQSNVTPLADKMTFIGDDTDVVTGITGIDTAGHTPGHMSFHLESAGQRLLIWGDVANHFVASIQRPDWHVRFDMDKEKAAATRKRVFDMVSADKIPVTGYHMPFPAIGYIDTRGGGYSWLPATYQFSV, encoded by the coding sequence ATGAGCCATTTTTCGCTTAGCCGCCGCGCCGTTCTGGCTGGCGCCGCCACGACGCTTGCCGCACCCGCCATCCTGTCGCAAGCCGTTTCCGTTCGTGCCGAAGCCCCGCTGACGGGCGCATCGAGCGGATCCTTCAATCGCATCAAGCTCGGCGACTTCGAGGTGACGACGCTGCTCGACGGCCATCGCGCCTCCGACGGCCCGCATCCGATCTTCGGCCAGAACCAGGAGGCCGACGCCGTTGCCGCGCTGATGGAGGAAAACTTCCTGCCGCCGAACCGCACCGAGTTCGTCTTCACGCCCGTTGTGGTCAATACCGGGTCCGAACTCGTCCTGTTCGACACCGGCCTTGGCGGCGACGCCGGATCGCTGACGCAGCAGCTGGCAGCCGCCGGCTATTCGCCCGAGCAGATCGACATCGTGGTGATCACCCACATGCACCCCGACCATATCGGCGGGCTGATGACCGGAGGCAATCCGACCTTCCCCAATGCGCGCTACGTGACGGGCCAGAGCGAATACGACTTCTGGTCGGGCGAGGACAAGCTCACCGGCCCGACCGAGCGGGTCGCCAAACTCGTCCAGTCGAACGTCACGCCGCTCGCCGACAAGATGACCTTCATCGGCGACGACACCGACGTCGTCACCGGCATCACCGGCATCGACACAGCCGGCCACACGCCGGGCCACATGTCCTTTCACCTCGAAAGCGCGGGCCAGCGGCTGCTGATCTGGGGCGACGTCGCCAACCATTTCGTCGCCTCGATCCAGCGCCCCGACTGGCACGTGCGCTTCGACATGGACAAGGAAAAGGCCGCCGCGACCCGAAAGCGCGTGTTCGACATGGTCTCCGCCGACAAGATCCCGGTGACGGGCTATCACATGCCCTTCCCCGCAATCGGCTACATCGACACGCGCGGCGGCGGTTACAGCTGGCTGCCGGCAACCTACCAGTTCAGCGTCTGA
- a CDS encoding F0F1 ATP synthase subunit B, with translation MDASAWALVGLLLFLALLAYLKVPGTVGSSLDKRADSIRKELDDARKLREEAQSLLADYQRRRQEAEAEAEGIVAEAKREADRMTEEANEALEEMITRRTEAAERKIAQAEGQAIADVKARAADIAVAAAEVILAKKLDGKIGDDLLTQSIKDVSARLN, from the coding sequence ATGGACGCTTCAGCATGGGCACTGGTCGGGCTTCTGCTTTTTCTGGCCCTGCTCGCATATCTCAAGGTTCCCGGCACGGTCGGGTCGAGCCTCGACAAGCGGGCCGATTCCATCCGCAAGGAACTCGATGACGCCCGCAAGCTGCGTGAGGAGGCACAGTCGCTTCTCGCAGATTACCAGCGCCGGCGTCAGGAAGCCGAGGCCGAGGCCGAGGGCATCGTCGCCGAAGCCAAGCGCGAGGCCGACCGGATGACCGAAGAGGCCAACGAAGCGCTCGAGGAAATGATCACGCGCCGCACGGAAGCGGCGGAGCGCAAGATCGCCCAGGCCGAAGGACAGGCAATTGCCGACGTCAAGGCACGCGCCGCCGACATCGCCGTGGCCGCGGCCGAGGTGATTCTCGCCAAGAAGCTCGACGGCAAGATCGGTGACGACCTTCTGACACAAAGCATCAAGGACGTGTCGGCCCGCCTCAATTGA
- a CDS encoding ribonuclease HII: protein MTGFILQAALSLHLPETLDPAAERAIAGGFGGALAGIDEAGRGPWAGPVACAAVILDYDNLPAGLADSKALKPADRERLHDEILETAEVALAFAAPRTIDAKNIRAATLGAMAQAASALALTPLACLIDGRDVPPGLPCPGQSAIKGDGRILCIAAASIVAKTARDRLMAKMDETWPEYGFAAHKGYGTAGHAAVVSSKGPCPLHRVSFRPVRAALVPSD, encoded by the coding sequence ATGACTGGTTTCATCCTGCAAGCCGCGCTCTCGCTGCACCTGCCCGAAACGCTGGACCCGGCCGCGGAACGCGCCATTGCCGGGGGGTTCGGCGGGGCGCTTGCCGGCATCGACGAGGCCGGGCGCGGCCCCTGGGCCGGGCCCGTCGCCTGCGCCGCCGTTATTCTCGATTATGACAATCTTCCTGCCGGGCTTGCCGATTCCAAGGCGCTCAAGCCGGCGGACCGAGAACGCCTGCATGACGAGATCCTGGAAACGGCGGAGGTGGCGCTGGCCTTTGCCGCACCACGCACCATCGATGCGAAGAACATCCGCGCCGCGACACTCGGTGCGATGGCCCAGGCGGCAAGCGCTCTGGCGCTGACGCCGCTTGCCTGTCTGATCGACGGGCGGGATGTGCCGCCGGGTCTCCCCTGCCCCGGGCAATCGGCGATCAAGGGCGACGGACGCATTCTGTGCATTGCCGCCGCGTCCATCGTCGCGAAGACGGCACGCGACCGGTTGATGGCGAAGATGGACGAAACCTGGCCCGAATACGGTTTCGCGGCTCACAAGGGGTACGGGACCGCCGGACATGCGGCAGTTGTGTCCAGCAAGGGACCCTGCCCCCTGCATCGGGTGAGTTTTCGTCCCGTTCGGGCAGCGCTTGTCCCATCGGACTGA
- a CDS encoding AraC family transcriptional regulator produces MTGTAMPLSGHAKVATRDVSQAADQVGRIFCAHRLTPLDRAQTFSAVHNSRRFPGGSINYVAYGGDVEIDPGCLERFFLLQVPLRGGADISCGRGITETRPGRAASLLSPTRPAQMRWHASCGQLILMLDRAPLERTIAAYLGTNVDEIVFDPLLRLDSEPGRSIAAQVSHLARLAAEPDDDRDHLLRQIGEAIGHTLLWQHGSNRRAALVGGPGQDVPEPSRIRAALEHIDAHLDQPLDHAALARHCGCSLRALQNAFKTHRGETLTEAVQTRRLALLRERLLSGAHGDSVTELIHACGFSHLGRAASAYRTAFGERPSDTLKHRR; encoded by the coding sequence ATGACGGGCACCGCGATGCCGCTTTCAGGCCATGCGAAGGTCGCCACCCGCGACGTCTCGCAGGCCGCCGATCAGGTCGGTCGCATCTTTTGCGCACACCGGCTGACACCGCTCGACCGTGCCCAGACGTTTTCCGCCGTCCACAACAGCCGACGGTTTCCCGGCGGGTCAATCAATTACGTCGCCTACGGCGGCGACGTCGAAATCGACCCCGGCTGCCTGGAGCGCTTTTTCCTGCTGCAGGTGCCGCTACGCGGCGGCGCCGATATCAGCTGCGGACGCGGGATCACCGAAACGCGGCCCGGACGTGCTGCCTCGCTTCTCTCCCCGACGCGCCCGGCACAAATGCGCTGGCACGCCTCCTGCGGACAGCTGATCCTGATGCTCGACCGGGCGCCGCTGGAGCGCACCATCGCGGCGTATCTGGGAACGAACGTCGACGAGATCGTCTTTGATCCGCTGTTGCGGCTCGACAGCGAGCCCGGTCGCAGCATCGCCGCACAGGTTTCGCATCTGGCGCGTCTCGCAGCCGAACCGGATGACGACCGCGACCACCTGCTGCGCCAGATCGGCGAGGCCATCGGTCATACGCTGCTCTGGCAGCATGGAAGCAACCGCCGCGCCGCACTTGTCGGAGGGCCGGGCCAGGACGTACCGGAGCCGAGCCGCATCAGGGCAGCGCTGGAGCATATCGACGCCCATCTCGACCAGCCGCTCGACCATGCCGCCCTCGCCCGCCATTGCGGCTGTTCGCTGCGCGCACTGCAGAACGCGTTCAAGACGCATCGCGGCGAGACTCTCACCGAGGCTGTTCAGACCCGGCGGCTCGCCCTGTTGCGCGAGCGGTTGCTATCCGGCGCCCACGGCGACAGCGTGACCGAACTCATTCACGCTTGCGGCTTTTCCCATCTGGGCCGGGCGGCAAGCGCCTATCGCACAGCCTTTGGCGAACGTCCCAGCGATACACTCAAACATCGAAGATAA
- a CDS encoding EF-hand domain-containing protein, with protein sequence MKKTLATIAALTFTGAAVAQGAGFAELDADQNGALTYAEVTAAMPNMTMEAFAAADTDGNGTLSEEEFTAVVSKTDG encoded by the coding sequence ATGAAGAAGACACTCGCAACCATCGCCGCCCTGACCTTTACCGGCGCCGCGGTCGCTCAAGGTGCGGGCTTCGCTGAGTTGGACGCCGACCAGAATGGCGCATTGACCTACGCCGAGGTCACCGCGGCCATGCCCAACATGACGATGGAGGCCTTTGCCGCAGCCGACACCGACGGAAACGGCACACTCTCCGAGGAGGAGTTTACCGCTGTGGTCTCGAAAACGGACGGCTGA
- a CDS encoding PA0069 family radical SAM protein — translation MRASHHTPVSHQTGDPAAHEAGSAPTGDIRGAKGRGAGLNMAGRFERESSEAFDDGWGTLDEIPVLRTHVQEERARTIITRNDSPDISFDRSINPYRGCEHGCVYCFARPSHAYAGLSPGLDFETRLTVKPNAAELLERELSKPGYKPRTIAIGTNTDPYQPIERDRGVMRDILTVLDRCNHPVGIVTKSALVLRDLDILAPMAERGLAKVALSITTLDRKLARTMEPRAATPSRRLAALKGLSEAGVPATVMVAPVIPALTDHEIERILEAAFEHGAREAGYILLRLPIEVSPLFRDWLLRHRPDSYRHVMNLVRSMRGGKDYDAQWGKRMRGEGPYAKQLAQRFSLACKRIGLNSRRRSLTADLFNPPQAGGVQLKLF, via the coding sequence ATGCGCGCCTCCCACCATACTCCTGTTTCTCATCAAACCGGCGACCCTGCCGCGCACGAGGCCGGCTCGGCACCGACCGGCGACATTCGGGGTGCGAAGGGGCGTGGTGCCGGGCTCAACATGGCCGGGCGTTTCGAGCGCGAAAGCAGCGAAGCGTTCGATGACGGCTGGGGCACGCTCGACGAGATCCCTGTCCTCAGGACTCATGTGCAGGAAGAGCGCGCGCGGACGATCATCACCCGCAACGATTCGCCCGACATCTCCTTCGACCGTTCGATCAATCCCTATCGCGGCTGCGAGCACGGCTGCGTCTATTGTTTCGCCCGTCCAAGCCATGCCTATGCCGGCCTGTCGCCGGGGCTGGATTTCGAGACCCGCCTCACCGTCAAACCCAATGCGGCCGAACTCCTCGAACGGGAACTCTCCAAACCCGGTTACAAGCCGCGCACCATCGCCATCGGCACCAACACCGACCCCTATCAGCCGATCGAGCGCGACCGGGGCGTCATGCGCGACATCCTGACCGTTCTGGATCGCTGCAATCATCCGGTCGGCATCGTCACCAAGTCGGCACTTGTGCTGCGCGATCTCGACATCCTGGCCCCGATGGCGGAGCGCGGACTTGCCAAGGTGGCGCTCTCCATCACCACGCTGGACCGCAAGCTGGCGCGCACGATGGAGCCGCGCGCGGCGACGCCCTCGCGGCGGCTGGCCGCGCTCAAGGGACTGTCGGAGGCCGGCGTCCCGGCAACGGTGATGGTCGCGCCGGTGATCCCGGCCCTCACCGACCACGAGATCGAGCGCATCCTGGAAGCCGCCTTCGAGCATGGCGCGCGCGAGGCCGGCTACATCCTGCTGCGCCTTCCCATCGAGGTCAGCCCGCTGTTTCGCGACTGGCTGCTGCGCCACCGCCCGGACAGCTACCGCCATGTGATGAACCTCGTGCGCTCGATGCGCGGCGGCAAGGATTACGACGCGCAATGGGGCAAGCGCATGCGCGGCGAGGGTCCCTATGCAAAACAGCTCGCCCAACGCTTCTCACTCGCCTGCAAGCGCATCGGGTTGAACAGCCGGCGCCGGTCCCTCACCGCCGATCTGTTCAATCCTCCCCAGGCCGGTGGCGTGCAGTTGAAGTTGTTTTGA
- a CDS encoding cache domain-containing protein produces the protein MKTIRARLMFVILGQALLGSVSVFVLSQWVAADLTETALDREVANAKQQLKARTAAESQQALLLAKVVASQTGVQDRFAERDREGLAAEFVSGFAELKTDYGIRQFQFHLAPAQSFLRVHKPEKFGDDLSGFRNTVVETNTKGIVISGLEKGVAGIGNRGVVPVTRNGVHLGSVEFGLGFHELFVADFTHQTGYPLAILRDGQNGAEVIGSQLPEGMDPLELADATATGGGVDASGRYFIDRIAIEDFSGNPIATAIIGVDQSACQAIAGSARTLGIGVSLFLLAIAGGTLVFASRCIFSPLRTVTSRIMELAEGNADLDIKGTARPDEVGDIARAVSVRCENRKEQDRLEGQQASDRASRRHSQEQVKALIEGFKATSQDLLSAVDRANASLQATAGSLDQVAASSAEQAKKASGASNDASENVQSIASGTEKLASSIQEISQQVGRTTEIVNQATDGVRATNDKIAGLRPPPARSAKS, from the coding sequence ATGAAGACGATCCGAGCTAGGTTGATGTTCGTTATACTCGGTCAGGCCTTGCTGGGATCTGTCTCGGTCTTTGTCCTCTCCCAATGGGTTGCGGCCGATCTCACCGAAACGGCGCTCGACCGCGAGGTTGCGAACGCCAAGCAGCAACTCAAGGCCAGGACCGCGGCGGAAAGCCAGCAGGCACTTTTGCTGGCGAAGGTCGTGGCAAGCCAGACGGGCGTTCAGGACAGGTTCGCGGAGCGCGACCGCGAGGGGCTGGCGGCCGAATTTGTCTCCGGCTTCGCGGAGTTGAAGACGGATTACGGCATCCGCCAGTTCCAGTTTCATCTGGCCCCGGCGCAATCCTTCCTGCGCGTTCACAAGCCGGAGAAATTCGGCGACGACCTGTCCGGCTTCCGCAACACGGTGGTCGAGACCAACACCAAGGGCATCGTCATCTCGGGCCTTGAAAAGGGAGTTGCCGGTATCGGCAATCGCGGCGTGGTGCCGGTCACGCGAAATGGCGTGCATCTCGGCTCGGTTGAGTTCGGCCTCGGGTTCCACGAGCTCTTCGTCGCCGACTTTACACATCAGACCGGATATCCGCTGGCGATTCTGAGGGACGGGCAGAACGGTGCTGAGGTGATCGGGTCGCAGTTGCCCGAGGGCATGGACCCGCTCGAACTGGCCGACGCGACGGCAACCGGAGGGGGCGTGGACGCGAGCGGCCGGTATTTTATCGACCGGATCGCCATTGAGGACTTTTCAGGCAACCCGATTGCAACGGCGATCATCGGGGTGGACCAGAGCGCTTGCCAGGCAATTGCCGGATCGGCACGCACGCTCGGCATCGGCGTCAGCCTGTTTTTGCTGGCGATTGCCGGTGGGACGCTTGTCTTCGCAAGTCGCTGCATCTTCTCGCCCCTGCGCACCGTTACCTCACGGATCATGGAACTGGCGGAAGGCAACGCCGATCTCGACATCAAGGGCACCGCGCGACCCGATGAGGTCGGCGATATCGCCCGCGCCGTTTCCGTGCGCTGCGAAAACCGCAAGGAACAGGACCGGCTGGAAGGGCAGCAGGCCAGCGACCGCGCGTCGCGCCGGCACAGCCAGGAGCAGGTCAAGGCGCTGATCGAGGGGTTCAAGGCAACGTCCCAGGACCTGCTTTCGGCCGTCGACCGGGCGAATGCGAGCCTGCAGGCAACCGCGGGATCGCTCGATCAGGTTGCCGCCTCGAGTGCCGAGCAGGCCAAGAAGGCATCCGGAGCCTCGAATGACGCCTCGGAAAACGTCCAGTCGATTGCCAGCGGGACGGAAAAGCTCGCCTCCTCCATTCAGGAAATCTCGCAGCAGGTCGGACGCACCACCGAGATCGTCAATCAGGCAACCGACGGCGTTCGTGCGACCAATGACAAGATCGCCGGACTGCGACCTCCGCCAGCAAGATCGGCGAAGTCGTGA
- a CDS encoding F0F1 ATP synthase subunit B, with the protein MATTSADTQVGIAIPAEPHSPAAFPPFDATTYASQILWLAITFGLLYWIMSRVALPRISGILEDRRDRIAGDIAEANRLNDESNAAIAAYEQALAEARANAHGIAQETRDKLKADVERRRAATEADLAAKLSDAEQRIHDIKAAAMENVGEIATETTTALVESLIGKAPTKTELSKAVDGAMK; encoded by the coding sequence ATGGCCACGACTAGCGCCGATACCCAGGTTGGAATCGCCATTCCAGCCGAACCCCATTCGCCTGCGGCCTTCCCGCCGTTCGATGCGACGACCTACGCATCGCAGATCCTCTGGCTGGCGATCACCTTCGGCCTGCTTTACTGGATCATGAGCCGGGTGGCTCTGCCGCGCATCAGTGGCATCCTTGAGGATCGTCGAGACAGGATCGCCGGCGACATTGCCGAAGCGAACCGTCTGAACGACGAGAGCAACGCCGCCATCGCCGCCTATGAACAGGCTCTGGCCGAGGCGCGCGCGAATGCGCATGGCATCGCGCAGGAAACCCGCGACAAGCTCAAGGCCGACGTCGAACGCCGCCGGGCGGCGACCGAGGCGGATCTGGCCGCGAAACTCTCGGATGCCGAGCAGCGCATTCACGATATCAAGGCGGCCGCCATGGAAAACGTCGGCGAGATCGCTACCGAGACCACAACCGCGCTGGTCGAAAGCCTGATCGGCAAGGCTCCGACCAAGACGGAGCTTTCCAAGGCCGTCGACGGCGCAATGAAGTGA
- a CDS encoding NAD(P)/FAD-dependent oxidoreductase produces MVKRKRVCVIGAGVSGLASAQAFRDRGHDVTVLERSHDLGGVWEPSRSYPGIKTQSPKDLYRYVGMAMPDDYPEWPSGRQVYEYLRAFATENGLLPLIRFGHAVKAMQRRPGGGWRLTVDTPDAEAVDMAFDFIVVASGTFSDKNVLTHPGQDGFEHSGGTVLHSCEYTDPALVRGKKVVVLGFSKSATDVAVNAVNEGAQSVTVVYLEPVWRVPYKFAGLVNFKRILYCRASESMFPPWGMGRAGKLAHALAKPLVWANWRGLEALLNLQFGLNKLGLRPKKPIEETISCGLPIATESFFKFLKQGRIKTIQGTIDHYEDGDVVLTGGERLDADVVVQAVGWKLGIPYLGEEEKRALIEEDGQYKLYRLIVNPQIPDLGFVGLNSSFATVLTSNIAAEWLVRYADGQLAHQPKAVEMDSWIARHLAWRRTERPAAGVYGGLCSAPYHFRHLDELLADMGARKRRKANPLAETFLPPDADAYATYMRTVPDYTVDAEPLETGAAPEKATR; encoded by the coding sequence ATGGTCAAGCGCAAGCGGGTCTGCGTCATCGGCGCGGGCGTGAGCGGACTTGCGTCCGCGCAAGCCTTCAGGGACCGGGGGCATGATGTCACGGTGCTGGAACGCAGCCACGATCTGGGCGGCGTGTGGGAGCCGTCCAGGTCCTATCCGGGGATCAAGACGCAAAGCCCCAAGGATCTCTATCGCTACGTCGGCATGGCGATGCCGGACGACTATCCCGAATGGCCGTCGGGCCGGCAGGTCTATGAGTATCTGCGCGCCTTCGCGACGGAAAATGGGCTGTTGCCGCTGATCCGTTTCGGGCATGCGGTCAAGGCGATGCAGCGTCGCCCCGGCGGCGGCTGGCGCCTCACCGTCGACACGCCGGATGCGGAGGCAGTCGACATGGCGTTCGACTTCATTGTCGTCGCCAGCGGCACGTTCAGCGACAAGAACGTCCTCACGCATCCCGGGCAGGACGGCTTCGAGCATTCCGGCGGCACGGTTCTGCATTCGTGCGAATACACCGACCCGGCGCTGGTGCGGGGCAAGAAGGTGGTCGTTCTGGGCTTTTCCAAGTCCGCCACCGACGTTGCGGTGAATGCCGTGAACGAGGGCGCGCAGAGCGTCACCGTGGTTTATCTGGAGCCGGTCTGGCGGGTCCCCTACAAGTTCGCCGGGCTCGTCAACTTCAAGCGCATCCTTTATTGCCGCGCGTCGGAGAGCATGTTTCCGCCCTGGGGCATGGGGCGCGCCGGCAAGCTGGCGCATGCGCTCGCCAAACCGCTGGTCTGGGCGAACTGGCGCGGGCTGGAAGCGCTTCTCAATCTCCAGTTCGGGCTGAATAAACTGGGCCTGCGCCCGAAGAAACCCATCGAGGAGACGATCTCCTGCGGTCTGCCGATTGCAACGGAAAGCTTCTTCAAGTTCCTGAAGCAGGGGCGCATCAAGACGATCCAGGGCACCATCGACCACTATGAGGATGGTGATGTCGTCTTGACCGGCGGCGAGCGGCTCGACGCCGATGTCGTCGTTCAGGCGGTCGGCTGGAAGCTCGGCATTCCCTATCTCGGCGAAGAAGAAAAGCGCGCGCTGATCGAGGAGGACGGCCAGTACAAGCTCTACCGGCTGATCGTCAATCCGCAGATCCCCGATCTCGGCTTCGTCGGGTTGAACTCCTCCTTCGCCACGGTGCTGACCAGCAACATAGCGGCCGAATGGCTGGTGCGTTACGCCGACGGCCAGCTCGCCCATCAGCCGAAGGCGGTCGAGATGGACAGCTGGATCGCACGGCATCTGGCGTGGCGGCGAACCGAGCGCCCGGCCGCCGGGGTCTACGGCGGATTGTGTTCCGCGCCTTATCACTTCCGCCATCTCGACGAGCTTCTTGCGGATATGGGCGCGCGCAAACGGCGCAAGGCGAACCCGCTCGCCGAGACCTTCCTGCCGCCGGATGCGGACGCCTATGCAACCTATATGCGGACGGTGCCGGATTACACGGTCGATGCGGAGCCGTTGGAAACCGGCGCCGCGCCGGAGAAGGCGACGCGCTGA
- a CDS encoding DUF2335 domain-containing protein, whose protein sequence is MTSKSPAEPNQNLPESGAEDPSNHLDGPEGLKSLARASAARILPDDQADKFATEFVKDFLASVMDGEGEGMVSIGVSRTVAKHHSGPLPPAETLEGYDRIVPGAAERIIAMAERDQRAYIASRNKQQDSDNIFRLVAYGGGLIGLFAILGVGTWLAFSGYEKAAMAVFGMGAAAVITAFVNAWKK, encoded by the coding sequence ATGACATCAAAGTCGCCGGCTGAGCCAAATCAGAACCTCCCGGAAAGCGGCGCTGAGGATCCTTCGAACCACCTTGACGGTCCTGAGGGCCTCAAGTCGCTTGCCCGCGCATCAGCAGCTCGGATCTTGCCTGATGATCAGGCAGATAAATTCGCCACCGAATTTGTCAAAGATTTCCTCGCTTCCGTCATGGACGGCGAAGGCGAGGGAATGGTGAGTATCGGTGTTTCGCGGACCGTTGCCAAACATCATTCCGGCCCCCTGCCTCCAGCCGAAACCTTGGAGGGCTATGACCGAATTGTTCCGGGTGCGGCAGAGCGTATCATTGCGATGGCAGAGCGCGATCAGCGTGCGTATATCGCCTCCAGGAACAAGCAGCAGGATAGCGACAACATTTTCAGATTGGTTGCCTATGGCGGTGGCCTGATTGGCCTGTTCGCAATTCTCGGCGTCGGAACATGGTTGGCATTCTCGGGGTATGAAAAGGCGGCCATGGCGGTGTTTGGAATGGGGGCAGCGGCTGTCATTACCGCGTTCGTCAATGCCTGGAAGAAGTAG
- a CDS encoding methyl-accepting chemotaxis protein, whose product MTLIQAIAEQTNLLALNATIEAARAGEAGKGFAVVAAEVKELATQTSRATEEISSQIAEIQSSTDDAVEAIAAIAGTMTEVNQYTGAIAASVVQQGAATNEINANVQNAASRTRSVIASIGKLDGAVGETTQSAASVLGATREAFESTGRLRTEIQTFLSSVTAA is encoded by the coding sequence GTGACCCTGATCCAGGCAATCGCCGAACAGACCAACCTTCTGGCGCTCAATGCCACCATCGAGGCGGCGCGCGCCGGCGAGGCCGGCAAGGGTTTCGCCGTTGTCGCGGCGGAAGTGAAAGAGCTTGCGACCCAGACCTCCCGTGCGACCGAAGAGATCTCCTCCCAGATCGCCGAAATCCAGTCGTCGACCGACGATGCGGTCGAGGCCATCGCCGCCATCGCCGGCACCATGACCGAGGTGAACCAATACACCGGCGCCATTGCCGCCTCCGTCGTCCAGCAAGGAGCAGCCACCAACGAGATCAATGCCAACGTTCAGAATGCGGCTTCCAGAACCCGGTCCGTGATTGCAAGCATCGGTAAACTGGACGGCGCGGTTGGCGAGACGACGCAATCCGCCGCCTCGGTTCTGGGGGCGACGCGCGAGGCCTTTGAAAGCACGGGACGCCTGCGCACGGAGATCCAGACGTTCCTGAGCAGCGTCACCGCGGCCTGA